One stretch of Siphonobacter curvatus DNA includes these proteins:
- a CDS encoding cytochrome c peroxidase gives MSRWWIILIGIVLLPTLPAWHSRARVEDIKTRFQQRLIEFERTAERLELSYPLDTVNSRQSFLNARLAYKRIEWLVEGYDPVMARQINGPPVDEVEMEDQVLIEPQGFQVIESIIFPRLDTTRLDELQQECEQLTINAGLLRKHPWLNELKEVNFWDAMRLELARIATLGIIGYDSPTVQYSLPEAIASLEGCEDLLKEYEEVPDIQRLLAEIKQSLQSEFDDLDRSAFLTQRLRPLCKALEKYQQELGIKSLEDDGRFLMPTAWWIFDEQLFRPELYSPHPEWMATEERIALGQKLFSEPLLSGNGQRSCATCHQPGQAFTDGLPKSIAMGNHGSVPRNAPTLWNAALQATLFQDARSASLEMQIADVLRNPLEMDASLASAVDKLSKNKAYQEAFQKAYGELNPPQVMNALAAYLRSLERLNSRFDQYMRGNDAALNLEEKRGLNLFAGKAKCATCHFLPLTNSMLPPSYEHSDVEVLGVPANADLSNPRLDPDRGAGVIANFDVLRYAFKTPTLRNVEHTGPYMHNGVFQTLEEVVEFYDRGGGLGIGLNVPNQTLSPEPLHLSVHEKSDLVAFMKTLTDLP, from the coding sequence ATGTCCCGTTGGTGGATTATTCTGATTGGAATCGTACTCTTACCGACTTTGCCCGCTTGGCATAGCCGGGCTCGCGTGGAAGACATTAAAACGCGTTTTCAGCAGCGTTTGATCGAATTTGAACGGACAGCCGAACGCCTCGAACTGAGCTATCCGCTGGATACGGTCAACTCCCGCCAGTCGTTTCTGAATGCTCGCTTAGCTTACAAACGCATTGAATGGCTGGTGGAAGGCTACGATCCCGTCATGGCTCGTCAAATCAACGGTCCGCCAGTCGATGAAGTGGAAATGGAAGATCAGGTGCTGATTGAACCCCAGGGGTTTCAGGTCATCGAATCGATCATTTTCCCACGATTGGATACGACTCGACTGGATGAATTACAGCAGGAATGTGAGCAATTAACCATCAATGCCGGATTACTACGGAAACACCCCTGGCTCAACGAACTCAAAGAGGTTAATTTCTGGGATGCGATGCGGCTTGAACTAGCCCGCATCGCGACGCTGGGTATTATAGGCTACGATTCGCCGACGGTACAGTATTCGCTCCCGGAAGCAATTGCTTCGCTGGAAGGCTGTGAAGATTTGTTGAAGGAATACGAAGAGGTACCGGACATTCAGCGATTACTAGCAGAGATCAAACAAAGCTTACAGTCCGAATTCGATGACCTGGATCGTTCGGCTTTTCTGACGCAGCGACTGCGACCATTGTGTAAAGCCCTGGAAAAGTACCAGCAGGAGTTGGGGATTAAATCGCTGGAAGATGACGGTCGATTTCTGATGCCAACGGCTTGGTGGATTTTTGACGAACAACTTTTCCGGCCCGAACTGTACAGTCCTCATCCCGAATGGATGGCTACGGAAGAACGGATTGCTCTGGGACAGAAACTATTTTCAGAACCCCTGCTTTCCGGAAACGGACAGCGGAGCTGTGCCACCTGCCATCAGCCGGGACAGGCTTTTACCGATGGGTTGCCGAAGAGTATAGCCATGGGCAACCATGGGTCCGTACCCCGAAATGCTCCTACGCTCTGGAATGCTGCGTTACAGGCTACGCTGTTTCAGGATGCCCGCTCGGCTTCCCTGGAAATGCAGATTGCGGATGTGTTACGAAATCCGCTGGAAATGGATGCTTCGCTGGCCTCGGCGGTTGACAAGCTTTCAAAAAATAAAGCCTATCAGGAAGCTTTTCAGAAAGCGTACGGAGAATTAAATCCGCCGCAGGTAATGAATGCTCTGGCCGCCTATCTGCGATCTCTGGAACGGCTCAACTCCCGCTTCGATCAGTACATGCGGGGAAATGACGCAGCCCTGAATCTGGAAGAAAAACGCGGACTGAACCTGTTTGCCGGGAAAGCGAAGTGTGCCACCTGTCATTTTCTGCCTCTGACCAACAGCATGTTACCGCCTTCGTATGAGCATTCGGATGTGGAAGTACTGGGCGTTCCTGCCAACGCGGATTTGTCAAATCCACGACTGGACCCGGATCGTGGAGCAGGTGTAATCGCTAATTTCGACGTCCTACGGTATGCTTTCAAAACGCCGACGCTCCGCAATGTCGAGCATACGGGTCCGTACATGCACAA